One genomic segment of Aquamicrobium lusatiense includes these proteins:
- a CDS encoding phage tail tube protein: protein MARAQGARALMALAFETTYGTPPASGFTRMPFASTSLGAEQPLLNSELLGYGRDPLAPIKDAVTADGDVVVPLDAEALGFWLKAAFGAPTTTGVEAPYSHEFQSGSWTLPSMSIETGMPEVPRYAMYSGCVLDQITWQMQRSGLLTATARLVAQGETVGTTTSAGTPAALELKRFGHFNGAITRNGTALGNVVSAEITYANNLDRIETIRNDGRIDGADPSIAALTGRIEVRFADQTLVTQAINGEACEMEFAYVLPSGESFTFTVHAVYLPRPRIEISGPQGVQATFDWQAARDSVVGRMCTATLVNDVETY from the coding sequence ATGGCACGAGCCCAGGGGGCGCGGGCGCTGATGGCGCTTGCGTTCGAGACCACCTATGGAACGCCGCCCGCCAGCGGCTTCACCCGCATGCCCTTCGCCAGCACCTCGCTCGGCGCGGAGCAGCCGCTGCTGAACTCGGAACTGCTCGGCTACGGCCGCGATCCGCTGGCGCCGATCAAGGACGCGGTGACGGCCGATGGCGACGTCGTCGTGCCGCTCGACGCGGAGGCCTTGGGCTTCTGGCTCAAGGCGGCCTTCGGCGCGCCCACGACTACGGGCGTCGAGGCCCCGTACAGCCACGAGTTCCAGTCGGGGTCCTGGACACTGCCCAGCATGTCGATCGAGACCGGCATGCCCGAGGTGCCGCGGTACGCGATGTATTCCGGATGCGTGCTCGACCAGATCACCTGGCAGATGCAGCGCTCCGGCCTCCTGACCGCGACGGCCCGGCTGGTGGCGCAGGGCGAGACGGTGGGCACGACCACCAGCGCCGGAACACCCGCTGCGCTGGAGCTTAAGCGCTTCGGGCATTTCAACGGGGCGATTACCCGCAATGGGACCGCCTTGGGGAATGTGGTCTCGGCCGAGATCACGTACGCCAACAACCTCGACCGGATCGAGACCATCCGGAACGATGGTCGCATCGACGGCGCGGACCCGTCCATCGCCGCGCTGACCGGCCGGATAGAGGTGCGCTTCGCCGACCAGACGCTGGTGACGCAGGCCATCAACGGCGAGGCCTGCGAGATGGAATTCGCCTACGTCCTGCCGTCCGGCGAGAGCTTCACCTTCACCGTGCACGCCGTCTACCTGCCGCGTCCGCGCATCGAGATTTCCGGGCCGCAGGGCGTGCAGGCCACCTTCGACTGGCAGGCCGCGCGCGACAGCGTCGTCGGCCGGATGTGCACCGCAACCCTCGTGAACGATGTGGAGACGTATTGA
- a CDS encoding acyl-CoA transferase, whose protein sequence is MTSRETILAALHARLSALPATALRGEVLPERVPAEGLLILRDGEPGEPEVTLSPLAYHYQHRAEIEAVVQGTDRDADFDTLIASIGAALSIDRTLGGLCDWVEAEAPRPVDLPVEGAASLKAAVIPVVLHYSTADQLA, encoded by the coding sequence ATGACCTCTCGCGAAACCATCCTCGCCGCGCTGCACGCGCGGCTCTCGGCGCTGCCCGCTACCGCCCTGCGCGGTGAGGTGCTGCCCGAGCGCGTCCCGGCCGAGGGCCTGCTGATCCTGCGCGATGGCGAGCCGGGGGAGCCCGAGGTCACGCTGTCGCCGCTGGCCTACCACTACCAGCACCGCGCCGAGATCGAGGCGGTCGTGCAGGGCACCGACCGTGACGCTGACTTCGACACGCTGATCGCCAGCATCGGGGCTGCGCTCTCGATCGACCGCACACTCGGCGGCCTCTGCGACTGGGTCGAGGCGGAAGCGCCGCGCCCGGTCGATCTGCCGGTCGAGGGCGCGGCCAGCCTGAAGGCTGCCGTCATCCCGGTGGTGCTGCATTATTCCACGGCCGACCAGCTGGCCTGA